From Streptomyces yatensis, one genomic window encodes:
- a CDS encoding restriction endonuclease, giving the protein MATSGRRPRIGRQYAFSLRNLSVCFGLIAIVVFGAGVTVRAAGGANGAQPVAAVAVGLFTLLAAVVMRHRRTAPASPEEDSLKAADFEAMTASEFEQAVADLCERDGCRVSRVEGGAGDLGADVLATAPDGQRIVIQCKRYDSTHKVGSQDVQRFGGTCFAVHDAEIAAVVTTSEFTEPAAEYATQCGILCVDGQELATWASTGPAPWTE; this is encoded by the coding sequence ATGGCCACTTCCGGCCGTCGGCCGCGTATCGGGCGTCAGTACGCCTTCAGCCTGCGGAATCTCTCAGTCTGCTTCGGGCTGATCGCCATCGTTGTCTTCGGGGCTGGGGTCACCGTGAGAGCCGCCGGCGGCGCGAACGGCGCCCAACCTGTCGCCGCCGTGGCCGTGGGACTGTTCACTCTTTTGGCCGCCGTCGTGATGCGCCACCGCCGTACGGCCCCCGCTTCTCCCGAGGAGGATTCCCTCAAAGCAGCCGACTTCGAGGCGATGACGGCCAGTGAGTTCGAGCAGGCGGTGGCGGACCTGTGTGAACGGGACGGCTGCCGGGTCAGCCGGGTGGAGGGCGGCGCGGGCGACCTGGGCGCGGACGTCCTCGCCACCGCCCCCGACGGCCAGCGCATTGTCATCCAGTGCAAGCGATACGACTCGACTCACAAGGTCGGCTCGCAGGATGTTCAGCGCTTCGGCGGAACGTGCTTCGCCGTCCACGACGCCGAGATCGCCGCGGTGGTCACGACCAGCGAGTTCACCGAGCCCGCCGCCGAGTACGCCACGCAGTGCGGAATCCTGTGCGTCGACGGGCAGGAGCTCGCCACGTGGGCAAGCACGGGCCCGGCTCCGTGGACGGAGTAA
- a CDS encoding Ku protein, with the protein MRPVWSGAVSFGLVTIPIKMYSATEDHSIRFRQIHMPDHGLVRNRKVCEIEDRELAPDEIGRAYEVSRDQLVPISDEDLDQLPLPTAKAIDVQAFVPEERLDAIRYGKPYYLERDGVVATKPYVLLREALKRSDKVAVAKFAFHGRERLGALRVVGDAIVLQVMHWDDEIRSADGIAPSGVEVSDSEVDEAMALMDAIGPTDISQYKDQYREAMEAIIRAKAEGAEPPHMEAPAEPRAKVVDLMSALQDSVRAAKQARGEGAGEGEVREMRPKKKAPAKKATKKTAKKAPATKRPAS; encoded by the coding sequence ATGCGCCCCGTATGGAGCGGAGCGGTCAGCTTCGGCTTGGTGACGATTCCGATCAAGATGTATTCGGCAACGGAAGATCATTCGATCCGGTTCCGGCAGATCCACATGCCCGACCACGGCCTCGTCCGAAACCGCAAGGTCTGCGAGATCGAAGACCGCGAACTCGCCCCGGACGAGATCGGCCGCGCCTACGAGGTCTCGCGCGACCAGCTCGTCCCCATCAGCGACGAAGACCTCGACCAGCTGCCCCTGCCGACCGCGAAGGCGATCGATGTGCAGGCCTTCGTGCCCGAGGAGCGGCTCGACGCCATCCGCTATGGCAAGCCCTACTACCTCGAGCGAGACGGGGTCGTGGCCACCAAACCGTATGTACTGCTGCGCGAGGCGCTCAAAAGGAGCGACAAGGTGGCCGTGGCGAAGTTCGCCTTCCACGGGCGCGAGCGCCTCGGCGCGCTCAGGGTCGTCGGCGACGCGATCGTCCTCCAGGTCATGCACTGGGACGACGAAATCCGATCGGCCGACGGCATCGCGCCCAGTGGTGTCGAGGTCTCCGACTCCGAGGTCGACGAAGCCATGGCTCTGATGGACGCCATCGGGCCCACCGACATCAGCCAGTACAAGGACCAGTACCGCGAAGCGATGGAAGCGATCATCCGAGCCAAAGCCGAAGGCGCCGAGCCACCCCATATGGAGGCGCCGGCCGAACCCAGGGCCAAGGTCGTGGATCTGATGTCCGCCCTCCAGGACAGCGTGCGGGCCGCCAAGCAGGCCCGCGGCGAGGGAGCGGGCGAAGGCGAGGTCCGGGAGATGCGGCCCAAGAAGAAGGCCCCCGCCAAGAAGGCGACAAAGAAGACCGCCAAAAAGGCTCCGGCGACAAAGCGGCCCGCGTCCTGA
- a CDS encoding DUF6131 family protein — protein sequence MITLGIILLVVGFVTGISVLWTIGIILLVIGAILWALGALGHAIGGRRHYW from the coding sequence ATGATCACCTTGGGGATAATTCTCCTCGTCGTCGGATTTGTGACCGGCATCAGCGTTCTCTGGACCATTGGGATCATCCTCCTTGTCATCGGAGCGATCCTGTGGGCCTTGGGTGCCCTCGGCCACGCGATCGGCGGTCGTCGACACTACTGGTAG
- a CDS encoding DUF6233 domain-containing protein: protein MSVEEEWRSKAGPWARATMPDGQKLDVVVTARHRSRDGRWWYECEAILPARHEAADGATKMMGAPTPISVESERIAEIPGEDYSLVSTDGAIAGRQWAIERLHQYTEDAPSRRLHRRDCWQVRNEHTLIPTREAVESQAHPDIATCDVCRPDKALPR from the coding sequence GTGAGTGTTGAGGAGGAGTGGCGGTCGAAGGCCGGGCCGTGGGCCAGGGCGACGATGCCGGACGGTCAGAAACTGGACGTCGTGGTCACTGCCCGCCATCGATCAAGGGACGGCCGCTGGTGGTATGAGTGCGAGGCCATCCTCCCCGCGCGGCACGAAGCGGCTGATGGCGCCACGAAGATGATGGGCGCCCCGACCCCGATCAGCGTCGAGTCCGAGCGGATCGCCGAAATCCCGGGCGAGGACTACTCGCTCGTGTCGACGGACGGGGCGATCGCGGGTCGCCAGTGGGCGATTGAGCGGCTCCATCAGTACACCGAAGATGCCCCCTCCCGGCGCCTTCACCGCCGCGACTGCTGGCAGGTCCGCAACGAGCACACACTCATTCCCACCCGCGAAGCGGTCGAGAGTCAGGCCCATCCGGACATCGCGACATGCGACGTCTGCCGCCCGGACAAGGCGCTGCCACGCTAA
- a CDS encoding VOC family protein: protein MQITATAISLNVDDVAASAQFLTKHFAFHEAAAADGFSSLLREDAANVIFLRRGSEVLPEGFRDQHAAGLIVAFTVTDLEAEYERLQNEQVAITMPLREEPWGERLFQVTDPNGVIIQLVDWATPTQ from the coding sequence GTGCAGATCACCGCCACCGCCATATCCCTGAACGTCGACGATGTCGCCGCCTCCGCCCAGTTCCTCACCAAGCACTTCGCCTTCCACGAGGCTGCCGCTGCGGACGGCTTCTCCTCCCTCCTCCGCGAGGACGCAGCCAACGTGATCTTTCTGCGGCGCGGGAGCGAGGTCCTGCCCGAAGGCTTCCGGGACCAGCACGCTGCCGGGCTCATCGTGGCCTTCACCGTGACCGATCTGGAGGCCGAGTACGAGCGGCTGCAGAACGAGCAGGTTGCCATCACCATGCCGCTGCGAGAAGAGCCGTGGGGGGAGCGTCTCTTCCAGGTGACCGACCCGAACGGCGTGATCATCCAGCTGGTCGACTGGGCCACCCCGACCCAGTGA
- a CDS encoding TetR/AcrR family transcriptional regulator has protein sequence MDAELNRRRIIAIARAAFADEGLDLPMREIARRAGLGIATVHRHFPARTDLVTAALAELVAECRGDMQASLDEPDPWRALSGAVHSFAEHRLQDRGLNEALFGSHPAAAAFAVDRREQARAMEQLVDRAREAGAVRPDVTVEDVRVCLGAIASFRLAHSATDLQRLVELLLIGLAADDSTSPEISARLHRTRRQAIP, from the coding sequence ATGGACGCGGAGCTCAACCGTCGCCGTATCATCGCCATCGCCCGCGCCGCCTTCGCCGACGAAGGGCTCGACCTGCCGATGCGGGAGATCGCCCGCCGCGCCGGTCTGGGCATTGCCACGGTCCATCGGCACTTCCCGGCACGCACCGACCTCGTCACGGCGGCGCTCGCTGAGCTGGTCGCGGAATGCCGTGGGGACATGCAGGCATCTCTGGACGAGCCCGATCCCTGGCGCGCGCTCAGCGGCGCCGTACATAGCTTCGCGGAGCACCGGTTGCAGGACCGCGGGCTGAATGAGGCTCTGTTCGGTTCCCACCCGGCGGCGGCAGCCTTCGCTGTCGACCGCCGCGAACAGGCACGGGCAATGGAGCAGCTCGTAGACCGCGCCCGCGAGGCCGGTGCAGTGCGTCCGGACGTCACAGTGGAGGACGTACGCGTATGCCTCGGCGCCATTGCCTCGTTCCGTCTGGCGCACTCCGCCACAGACCTTCAGCGACTCGTCGAACTCCTCCTGATCGGGCTGGCAGCGGACGACAGCACATCCCCCGAGATCAGCGCACGGCTTCACCGCACGCGTCGACAAGCCATACCGTGA
- a CDS encoding LPFR motif small protein encodes MFRAIADVIRAIGGAIATVVTLPFRAVARLFGGASDTAHGRH; translated from the coding sequence ATGTTCAGGGCGATTGCAGATGTCATCCGGGCCATCGGTGGGGCCATCGCCACCGTCGTCACGTTGCCTTTCCGGGCTGTGGCTCGGCTCTTCGGCGGAGCATCGGACACCGCGCACGGCCGTCACTGA
- the narI gene encoding respiratory nitrate reductase subunit gamma, which yields MNHLNTALWGVLPYLVLVLFTAGAAWRYHYDRFGFTTRSSQLHEHRLLGIGGPLFHYGLLFVLAGHVVGLLIPEALTERLRVSESLYHANALLVGGTAGLATVTGLGILLYRRLRVPAVRAATSRGDRAVYPLLAAVLLAGLTATATGADPHAYDYRQGVSIWFRSLFALDPDVPAMAHAPLAYRLHALLAMALFALWPFSRLVHAFTVPLGYLTRPYVVYRSRTPARPQPHPALTGPPAPRRQRRQRP from the coding sequence ATGAACCACCTGAACACCGCCCTGTGGGGCGTCCTTCCCTACCTCGTGCTCGTCCTGTTCACCGCCGGCGCCGCCTGGCGCTACCACTACGACCGCTTCGGCTTCACCACCCGCTCCAGCCAGCTCCACGAGCACCGTCTGCTCGGCATCGGCGGGCCCCTCTTCCACTACGGCCTGCTCTTCGTGCTCGCCGGGCACGTCGTGGGCCTGCTCATCCCCGAAGCACTCACCGAACGGCTGCGCGTCAGCGAGTCCCTGTATCACGCCAACGCCCTGCTCGTCGGGGGCACCGCGGGACTGGCCACCGTCACCGGCCTCGGCATCCTGCTCTACCGACGGCTGCGCGTCCCCGCCGTACGCGCCGCCACCAGCCGCGGCGACCGCGCCGTCTACCCGCTGCTCGCCGCCGTCCTGCTCGCCGGGCTGACCGCCACCGCCACCGGCGCCGACCCCCACGCCTACGACTACCGGCAGGGCGTCTCCATCTGGTTCCGCAGCCTGTTCGCCCTCGACCCCGACGTACCCGCCATGGCCCACGCCCCCCTGGCCTACCGGCTCCACGCCCTGCTGGCGATGGCCCTGTTCGCCCTGTGGCCCTTCAGCCGCCTCGTCCACGCCTTCACCGTCCCCCTCGGCTACCTCACCAGGCCCTACGTCGTCTACCGCTCCCGCACCCCCGCCCGCCCCCAGCCACACCCCGCGCTCACCGGCCCCCCGGCCCCCCGGCGGCAGCGGCGGCAGCGGCCCTGA
- a CDS encoding TetR/AcrR family transcriptional regulator has protein sequence MVKAKDRTGAGDPARTLELLWREAGHNVSRRGPKQQLSIDTVVQTAIELADRDSLDTLTMRHLAQELGVTPMTLYTYVPGKAELLDLMLDTVYQEMPRTEHLPDTSWCTRVTTVAHENRVLFQQHPWVATLPTTRPALGPGLMGKYEHELGAFEGTELDDIERDAALTHLLAFVQSTARTASDTQAAYGDSAMSDEQWWSANAPLLARVFDPARYPLATRVGSAAGAAHQGAYNPDHAFDFGLRCVLEGFAALIEKTEPRTQTKDR, from the coding sequence ATGGTTAAAGCGAAGGACCGCACCGGCGCAGGCGACCCGGCACGCACACTCGAACTGCTGTGGCGCGAGGCAGGACACAACGTCTCCAGACGCGGGCCGAAGCAGCAGCTCAGCATCGACACCGTCGTACAGACCGCTATCGAGCTCGCCGACCGCGACAGCCTGGACACGCTCACCATGCGTCACCTCGCCCAGGAACTCGGCGTGACCCCGATGACGCTCTACACCTATGTCCCGGGCAAGGCTGAGCTCCTGGACCTCATGCTCGACACCGTCTACCAGGAGATGCCCCGCACCGAGCATCTCCCGGACACCTCCTGGTGCACCCGTGTCACGACCGTCGCCCACGAGAACCGGGTCCTGTTCCAACAACACCCCTGGGTCGCCACCCTGCCCACCACTCGCCCTGCCCTCGGGCCCGGCCTGATGGGCAAGTACGAGCACGAACTGGGCGCCTTCGAGGGAACCGAGCTCGACGACATCGAGAGGGACGCCGCGCTCACCCATCTCCTCGCCTTCGTCCAGTCCACGGCCCGCACGGCATCCGACACCCAAGCCGCCTACGGCGACAGCGCCATGTCAGACGAGCAGTGGTGGTCCGCCAACGCTCCCCTCCTGGCCCGTGTTTTCGACCCCGCCCGCTACCCCCTCGCCACCCGCGTCGGCAGCGCGGCCGGCGCGGCCCACCAGGGCGCCTACAACCCCGACCACGCCTTCGACTTCGGGCTGCGCTGCGTACTCGAAGGCTTCGCCGCACTCATCGAGAAGACCGAGCCCCGAACCCAGACCAAGGACCGTTAG
- a CDS encoding SDR family oxidoreductase, which produces MRDDPDRRNGRAGPLTLPGRSDVLHGVRGGAVRQVAHALRRGGLVCHDDPFDADGKTDLAAFARDFRANLDANLISAALTARVLNDRLAPGGAVIHIGSIAADQGADSYGASKAGLATWDLSPADALEPRDITANVVAPGYITDTECFRDQPSDKRRTSLIAATSTGRPGTPADVAGAVAFRASPAARHIRGQVLNVNGGARKTR; this is translated from the coding sequence GTGCGTGACGATCCCGATCGACGTAACGGGCGTGCCGGGCCGCTCACGCTCCCAGGCCGCAGCGATGTCCTGCACGGGGTACGTGGAGGCGCCGTCCGTCAGGTAGCTCATGCTCTTCGGCGTGGTGGGCTCGTTTGCCATGACGACCCTTTCGATGCTGACGGCAAGACCGATCTCGCCGCCTTCGCCCGCGACTTCCGCGCCAATCTCGACGCGAACCTCATCAGTGCCGCCCTCACGGCCCGGGTCCTCAACGACCGCCTCGCCCCGGGCGGTGCGGTCATACACATCGGTTCCATAGCGGCCGACCAGGGAGCCGACTCCTACGGAGCATCCAAGGCGGGCCTCGCCACCTGGGACCTGAGCCCTGCCGACGCCCTCGAGCCTCGGGACATCACCGCCAACGTGGTCGCGCCCGGCTACATCACCGACACCGAGTGCTTCCGCGACCAGCCCTCCGACAAACGCCGCACCAGCCTGATCGCCGCCACCTCCACGGGTCGTCCCGGAACCCCGGCCGACGTCGCGGGAGCGGTCGCCTTCCGCGCCTCGCCTGCCGCCCGCCACATCAGGGGGCAAGTCCTCAACGTCAACGGCGGCGCAAGGAAAACCAGGTAG
- a CDS encoding FMN-binding glutamate synthase family protein: MTGPALTVALGAALAWWVSPSWWLLVVVAAAMTAVAVRDVVQREHSVLRNYPLLGHLRFLLEALRPELQQYFIERDYDGRPYDRDVRSIVYERAKGVDAEEPFGTERDVGAAGYEFLVPSLAPKATPDQPPRVRIGGPDCAKPYDMALLNISAMSFGSLSANAILALNRGAALGGFAQDTGEGGLSEYHLRHGGDLIWEIGTGYFGCRTDDGDFDAAMFAEKAAHDQVKCVSLKLSQGAKPGMGGVLPGSKVNAEIAKVREVPQGQTVVSPPYHRVFSTPRELVRFIGRMRELAGGKPTGFKLCLTSRRQFLAVCKAMLSEGVTPDFIVVDGAEGGTGAAPLEFADHVGTPLTEGLITVHNALVGTGLRDRIRVGASGKVATGSDMVKRMVQGADYTNAARAMMFATGCIQAQRCHTNTCPVGVATQDPRRARALDVGDKSARVERFQRATVYGAMQIMASMGVHDPTELRPHMLRTRVDPFTVRSHAELYEWLAPGQLLTEPPATWAEDWAAADPGQFTI, from the coding sequence ATGACTGGTCCTGCCCTGACGGTGGCGCTCGGCGCGGCGCTCGCGTGGTGGGTATCGCCGTCGTGGTGGCTTCTGGTCGTGGTGGCGGCGGCCATGACGGCCGTGGCGGTCCGGGATGTGGTGCAGCGCGAGCACTCCGTCCTGCGCAACTATCCGCTACTGGGCCATCTGCGGTTCCTGCTGGAGGCGCTACGGCCGGAGCTGCAGCAGTACTTCATCGAGCGCGACTACGACGGTCGCCCGTACGACCGTGATGTACGCAGCATCGTGTACGAACGGGCGAAGGGTGTGGACGCCGAGGAGCCGTTCGGGACGGAGCGGGACGTCGGCGCGGCGGGGTATGAGTTCCTGGTCCCTTCGCTGGCGCCCAAGGCCACGCCGGACCAGCCGCCCAGGGTCCGGATCGGCGGGCCGGACTGTGCCAAGCCGTACGACATGGCGCTGTTGAACATCTCGGCGATGAGCTTCGGATCTCTGTCGGCCAACGCGATCCTCGCGCTCAACCGCGGTGCGGCCCTGGGCGGTTTCGCGCAGGACACGGGTGAGGGCGGTCTTTCGGAATACCACCTGCGCCACGGTGGCGATCTGATCTGGGAGATCGGAACCGGGTATTTCGGGTGCCGGACGGACGACGGTGACTTCGATGCGGCCATGTTCGCCGAGAAGGCGGCCCATGACCAGGTGAAGTGTGTTTCCCTCAAGCTGTCGCAGGGCGCGAAGCCGGGCATGGGCGGAGTGCTTCCGGGCAGCAAGGTCAACGCGGAGATCGCGAAGGTGCGCGAGGTGCCGCAGGGGCAGACGGTGGTGTCGCCGCCGTACCACCGGGTGTTCTCCACACCCCGCGAGCTGGTGCGGTTCATCGGCCGGATGCGGGAGCTGGCGGGTGGCAAGCCCACCGGCTTCAAGCTGTGCCTCACCTCGCGGCGGCAGTTTCTGGCCGTGTGCAAGGCCATGCTGAGCGAGGGCGTCACTCCGGACTTCATCGTGGTGGACGGGGCCGAAGGGGGCACCGGCGCGGCCCCGCTGGAGTTCGCCGACCATGTTGGCACGCCGCTGACCGAGGGCCTGATCACGGTGCACAACGCACTGGTCGGCACGGGGTTGCGGGACCGGATCAGGGTCGGCGCCAGCGGCAAGGTGGCCACCGGGAGCGACATGGTGAAGCGGATGGTGCAGGGGGCCGATTACACCAACGCGGCGCGGGCGATGATGTTCGCCACCGGGTGCATCCAGGCCCAGCGCTGCCACACCAACACCTGCCCCGTCGGGGTGGCCACGCAGGATCCCCGGCGGGCCCGCGCACTGGACGTGGGTGACAAGTCGGCGCGCGTGGAGCGGTTCCAGCGGGCCACGGTGTACGGGGCGATGCAGATCATGGCCTCCATGGGCGTCCATGACCCCACCGAGCTGCGTCCGCACATGCTGCGGACGCGGGTCGACCCCTTCACCGTCCGTTCCCACGCGGAGCTGTACGAATGGCTGGCTCCGGGACAGCTGCTCACCGAGCCCCCGGCGACGTGGGCCGAGGACTGGGCCGCCGCCGACCCCGGCCAGTTCACCATCTGA
- a CDS encoding methyltransferase domain-containing protein, translating into MTFTVADAVTGLPDGPYDAISCVATIHHLPFAQVLTWFRRRLAPGGTVVVVGLYRAQAPVDHMLAALASPANAVVGWLKNRGRPAPRPVSMTARTRPADMAFGEIAREAGEILPGARVRRRLFWRYTLVWRRR; encoded by the coding sequence GTGACCTTCACCGTCGCCGACGCGGTGACCGGCCTCCCCGACGGTCCCTACGACGCCATCAGCTGTGTCGCCACGATCCACCACCTGCCTTTCGCCCAGGTGCTCACCTGGTTCCGCCGCCGTCTGGCGCCGGGAGGGACCGTGGTGGTCGTCGGCTTGTACCGTGCCCAGGCTCCTGTGGACCATATGCTGGCGGCCCTCGCCAGTCCGGCCAATGCCGTCGTGGGGTGGTTGAAGAACAGGGGCCGCCCCGCGCCCCGACCGGTCTCCATGACGGCCCGTACCCGGCCGGCGGACATGGCCTTCGGCGAAATCGCTCGGGAAGCAGGTGAGATCCTTCCCGGGGCGCGGGTGCGGCGCCGGTTGTTCTGGCGGTACACCCTTGTGTGGCGGCGGCGGTGA
- a CDS encoding helix-turn-helix transcriptional regulator — protein sequence MNRTPEPHAGWTFLTNHARVLIAIFEDHTIRVRDMAARCQLTERAVQKIIADLEEGGYLTHVRQGRSNVYRIAPDTSLRHPADVGATVADLLSLLAHQEAGHVTTLAAESHEGR from the coding sequence GTGAACCGAACACCGGAACCGCATGCAGGCTGGACGTTCTTGACCAACCATGCCCGGGTACTGATCGCGATCTTTGAAGATCACACGATCCGTGTCCGCGACATGGCGGCTCGCTGCCAGCTCACTGAACGCGCCGTGCAGAAGATCATCGCCGACCTCGAAGAGGGCGGATACCTCACCCACGTCCGGCAGGGCCGGTCGAATGTCTACCGCATCGCGCCCGACACGTCTCTGCGTCATCCGGCAGATGTCGGCGCCACTGTCGCAGACCTGCTGTCACTCCTGGCGCACCAGGAGGCCGGGCACGTAACCACCCTCGCCGCCGAGTCGCATGAGGGGCGCTGA
- a CDS encoding IS701 family transposase, producing MFEQAMARIAGRFSRVEPRATARAYLLGLLSRAERKNCWQLAEQAGLPRPGPMQRLLRYARRDADAVRDDIRAYAVEHLGAEGAVLIVDETGFVKKGRASAGVRRQYTGTAGRIENSQVGVFLADATSQGRALIDRRLYLPEQSWCTDPERRRAAGIPEEIEFATKPRLAWEMIAAALDAEVPAPWVTGDEAYGQDQQLRAALEARGTGYVMAVACSTRVRINSGRTPVRADTLAARLPATAWQRHSAGNGAKGPRHYDWAWIHIGTDDHRHLLVRRNRTTGGLAFYLSWSPAPVALAELVRIAGIRWSVEECFQAAKGQVGLDHYQVRNWTSWHRHITLAMLALAFLTALAADAAPDRPIDPHHPTRGSDPITLTVPEIRHLLVVAFIPPALTAARPLHWSNWRRRHQATARRSHYRRRSTDQLTG from the coding sequence ATGTTCGAGCAGGCCATGGCCCGGATCGCGGGACGGTTCAGCCGAGTTGAACCCCGGGCTACCGCCCGCGCCTACCTGCTCGGGCTGCTGTCACGTGCCGAGCGGAAGAACTGCTGGCAGCTGGCCGAACAGGCCGGCCTGCCCCGGCCGGGCCCCATGCAGCGGCTGCTGCGCTACGCCCGCCGGGACGCCGACGCGGTACGCGACGACATCCGCGCCTACGCCGTCGAACACCTCGGCGCCGAGGGCGCGGTGCTGATCGTGGACGAGACCGGCTTCGTGAAGAAGGGCCGCGCCTCGGCGGGCGTCCGGCGCCAGTACACCGGCACCGCCGGACGCATCGAGAACTCCCAGGTCGGCGTCTTCCTCGCCGACGCCACCAGCCAGGGACGGGCCCTGATCGACCGCCGCCTCTACCTGCCCGAACAGTCCTGGTGCACCGATCCCGAACGCCGCCGGGCGGCCGGGATACCCGAGGAGATCGAGTTCGCGACCAAACCCCGCCTGGCCTGGGAGATGATCGCCGCCGCGCTGGACGCCGAAGTGCCGGCACCGTGGGTGACCGGCGACGAAGCCTACGGACAGGACCAGCAGCTCCGCGCCGCCCTGGAAGCGCGCGGGACCGGCTACGTGATGGCCGTCGCCTGCTCGACCAGGGTGCGGATCAACTCAGGCCGCACCCCCGTCCGAGCGGACACCCTTGCCGCACGCCTGCCCGCCACCGCCTGGCAGCGGCACAGCGCAGGCAACGGCGCGAAGGGCCCGCGCCACTACGACTGGGCCTGGATCCACATCGGCACCGACGACCACCGCCACCTGCTCGTCCGCCGCAACCGCACCACCGGCGGACTCGCCTTCTACCTGTCCTGGTCACCCGCCCCAGTCGCTCTCGCGGAACTGGTACGCATCGCCGGCATCCGCTGGAGCGTCGAGGAATGCTTCCAGGCCGCCAAGGGCCAGGTCGGACTCGATCACTACCAGGTCCGCAACTGGACCTCATGGCACCGCCACATCACGCTCGCCATGCTCGCACTGGCCTTCCTGACCGCCCTCGCAGCGGACGCGGCTCCCGACCGGCCCATCGATCCCCACCACCCCACCCGCGGCAGCGACCCGATCACGCTGACCGTCCCCGAGATCCGCCACCTACTCGTCGTCGCCTTCATCCCACCGGCCCTGACAGCGGCCAGGCCGCTGCACTGGTCCAACTGGCGCAGACGCCACCAGGCAACAGCCCGCCGCAGCCACTACCGACGACGGTCGACCGACCAACTCACCGGATAG
- a CDS encoding anti-sigma factor antagonist (This anti-anti-sigma factor, or anti-sigma factor antagonist, belongs to a family that includes characterized members SpoIIAA, RsbV, RsfA, and RsfB.) gives MECVTALQEMQPPVPVTLHVDAVGDRLIVTASGEFDLESGQVLQQTLSDALDHAVGGLELDLAGVEFCDCSALNVLLRVRHRALQASKSFILCATSPAVARLLALTSTLPLFTAGEEGTAEHLASSPHPTYAETGDPPDCASEEDVVAAIQHTPSPERLPRIAKSSGDDQAVENTQLRRAMQTRPTIDMARGILMASFQLTSQQSWQVLVTASQHSNIKVRLIADALMQTFNGQALPEPLADHLAAAVRAHGTPAQ, from the coding sequence ATGGAGTGCGTCACCGCTCTACAGGAAATGCAGCCGCCGGTGCCCGTGACACTGCATGTCGACGCGGTCGGCGACCGGCTCATCGTGACAGCGTCCGGCGAGTTCGACCTGGAGAGCGGTCAGGTACTGCAGCAGACGCTGAGCGATGCACTGGACCACGCTGTGGGCGGCCTGGAACTGGATCTCGCAGGAGTCGAGTTCTGCGACTGCTCCGCCCTCAACGTTCTGCTGCGCGTGCGCCACCGCGCCCTCCAGGCATCCAAGAGCTTCATCCTGTGTGCCACCAGCCCGGCCGTGGCCCGCCTGCTCGCCCTGACCAGCACCCTTCCACTCTTCACCGCCGGAGAGGAGGGGACGGCCGAACATCTGGCCTCCTCACCCCATCCCACGTACGCCGAGACGGGAGATCCGCCCGATTGCGCCAGTGAGGAAGATGTCGTCGCAGCCATACAGCACACGCCGTCCCCGGAACGGCTGCCACGGATAGCAAAATCATCCGGCGACGATCAAGCGGTCGAGAACACCCAACTGCGTCGGGCCATGCAGACCCGGCCAACGATCGATATGGCTCGCGGCATCCTCATGGCATCGTTCCAGCTGACCAGCCAGCAGTCCTGGCAGGTACTGGTGACCGCCTCCCAGCACAGCAACATCAAAGTGCGCCTGATCGCCGACGCACTCATGCAGACCTTCAACGGCCAAGCCCTGCCCGAACCCCTCGCCGATCACCTGGCTGCTGCGGTACGAGCACACGGTACCCCGGCCCAGTAG